From Streptomyces griseorubiginosus, one genomic window encodes:
- a CDS encoding oligosaccharide flippase family protein, translating to MGAGAPHGGDEALTGGELRRRAKAGVFVVSSRGLVILVLGFAGNVVVARLLDPHDFGVVAIGMSFVLFAGLVSDGGLGAGLIRRTEPPSSEELGALSALQLGVTLAMTGLAAALAVPLGRIASVTAVMVASMPFVALQFPGRILLERALLYRRLVAVEMSQVLCYQAWAIGTVAAGFGVWGLATATVVRALAGTVVMAFVCPAGLVRPRPTFRLIRPLVGFGLRFQAVNATWLLRDQLLNVSVAALGGVSQLGLWALAKRLMEVPYLILQSLWRVSFPTMSRLMSDRDRATRLVRQAVEITSVGMGFVLTTLAGSAPGLVPGVFGAQWRDAAAAVPGACLGLAVGGAVSVATQGYLYALGDARSVLRASLLQALTWFAVTLPLIAPLGVASVGLGWCAAGVVEALVLGRATRRRIPVGLFRPLLAPVLVGTGAAALGWAVSARGGGTLGSGLAGGGCSAVFYAVGMTLADRRLVRRTCGFATSSVRAALSRSRSEESG from the coding sequence ATGGGTGCCGGGGCGCCGCACGGCGGGGACGAGGCCCTCACGGGCGGCGAGCTGAGGCGGCGCGCCAAGGCGGGGGTCTTCGTCGTCAGCAGCCGCGGTCTGGTGATCCTCGTGCTCGGGTTCGCCGGGAACGTGGTCGTGGCCCGGCTGCTCGACCCCCACGACTTCGGCGTGGTCGCCATCGGCATGTCCTTCGTGCTGTTCGCCGGGCTGGTCTCCGACGGCGGTCTCGGGGCCGGGCTCATCCGGCGGACGGAACCCCCGAGCAGCGAGGAACTCGGCGCCCTGAGCGCGCTGCAACTGGGCGTGACACTGGCGATGACGGGACTCGCCGCCGCGCTGGCGGTCCCGCTCGGGCGGATCGCCTCGGTGACCGCGGTCATGGTCGCCTCCATGCCGTTCGTCGCCCTGCAGTTCCCGGGCCGCATCCTGCTGGAGCGTGCCCTGCTGTACCGGCGGCTGGTGGCCGTGGAGATGTCCCAGGTGCTGTGCTACCAGGCGTGGGCCATCGGCACCGTCGCCGCCGGGTTCGGGGTGTGGGGGCTCGCCACGGCGACCGTGGTCCGGGCCCTGGCCGGGACGGTGGTCATGGCGTTCGTGTGCCCGGCCGGGCTGGTGCGGCCCCGGCCGACGTTCCGGCTCATCCGACCGCTCGTCGGATTCGGTCTGCGGTTCCAGGCGGTCAACGCGACCTGGCTGCTGCGCGACCAGCTCCTCAACGTGTCCGTCGCCGCCCTCGGCGGAGTCTCGCAGCTCGGCCTGTGGGCACTCGCCAAACGGCTCATGGAGGTGCCGTATCTGATCCTTCAGTCGCTGTGGCGGGTCTCGTTCCCCACGATGTCCCGGCTGATGTCCGACCGGGACCGTGCGACGCGGCTGGTCCGGCAGGCCGTCGAGATCACCTCGGTCGGCATGGGGTTCGTCCTGACCACACTGGCCGGTTCCGCACCGGGTCTGGTGCCCGGCGTCTTCGGGGCCCAGTGGCGGGACGCCGCCGCGGCCGTGCCCGGGGCCTGTCTGGGCCTTGCCGTGGGTGGGGCGGTCTCGGTGGCCACCCAGGGCTACCTCTACGCGCTCGGCGACGCGCGGTCCGTGCTGCGCGCGAGCCTCCTCCAGGCCCTGACCTGGTTCGCGGTCACCCTGCCGCTCATCGCGCCGCTCGGTGTGGCGTCGGTGGGCCTCGGCTGGTGCGCGGCAGGAGTCGTCGAGGCACTGGTGCTCGGCCGGGCGACCAGGCGCCGGATTCCGGTCGGGCTGTTCCGCCCGCTGCTCGCTCCCGTCCTCGTCGGGACGGGCGCGGCCGCGCTGGGCTGGGCGGTGTCCGCGCGCGGTGGCGGCACGCTGGGCTCCGGGCTTGCCGGAGGCGGCTGTTCCGCGGTGTTCTACGCGGTCGGCATGACCCTGGCCGACCGGCGACTGGTCCGGCGGACCTGCGGCTTCGCCACGAGTTCGGTGCGCGCGGCGCTGTCCCGCAGCCGGAGTGAGGAGAGCGGCTGA
- a CDS encoding glycosyltransferase family 4 protein codes for MDHGSDCFAITPYGRGAGSSRVRVFEWLDRIGTDFAVGSYLSLPDAAPARLVRHPLSLARAELRLADVVRARPRRLLLHREASPLSRGWWERRLLSSAEFAVYDFDDALQWDRGEGGLVRGLAPKAAKARVAVAHADRVIAGNSVLAEWARERHRDVVVIPSCVALRDYVPKGSYALHDPPRLGWIGSPHNEACLLLISEALHEVHRRTGARLTLVGTTTPTLGALESLIDRIAWSPDSQREALSAMDIGLMPLAPTAYSLGKCGYKLLQYAAAGLPAVATPLGVNSELLSELGMPAALDRDEWTAAILGLIDTSADGRARLGRAARETCGRRYSYDAWLPRWAAALELGPVSP; via the coding sequence GTGGATCACGGCTCGGACTGCTTCGCGATCACCCCCTACGGCCGGGGCGCCGGAAGCTCGCGGGTCCGTGTCTTCGAGTGGCTCGACCGCATCGGCACGGACTTCGCCGTCGGCAGCTACCTCTCCCTGCCCGACGCCGCCCCCGCCCGCCTCGTACGGCACCCGCTGTCCCTGGCCCGGGCGGAGCTGCGGCTCGCCGACGTCGTACGCGCCCGGCCCCGGCGGCTGCTGCTGCACCGGGAGGCCTCCCCGCTCAGCCGCGGCTGGTGGGAGCGGCGGCTCCTGTCGAGCGCGGAGTTCGCCGTCTACGACTTCGACGACGCCCTGCAGTGGGACCGGGGCGAGGGCGGCCTCGTGCGCGGACTCGCTCCCAAGGCGGCCAAGGCCCGGGTGGCCGTGGCGCACGCGGACCGGGTCATCGCCGGCAACTCCGTGCTGGCCGAGTGGGCCCGCGAACGCCACCGTGACGTCGTGGTCATACCGAGCTGCGTGGCCCTGCGGGACTACGTGCCCAAGGGTTCCTACGCGCTGCACGACCCGCCGCGGCTCGGCTGGATCGGCTCCCCGCACAACGAGGCGTGTCTGCTGCTGATCTCCGAGGCGCTCCACGAGGTCCACCGGCGCACCGGCGCCCGGCTCACGCTCGTCGGCACCACCACGCCCACCCTCGGCGCTCTGGAGTCCCTCATCGACCGGATCGCCTGGAGCCCGGACAGTCAGCGGGAGGCGCTGTCTGCGATGGACATCGGACTGATGCCGCTGGCGCCCACCGCCTACAGCCTCGGCAAGTGCGGCTACAAACTCCTCCAGTACGCCGCGGCCGGCCTGCCCGCGGTCGCGACCCCGCTCGGCGTCAACTCCGAGCTGCTGTCCGAGCTGGGCATGCCCGCCGCCCTCGACCGGGACGAATGGACCGCCGCGATCCTCGGGCTCATCGACACGTCCGCGGACGGCCGGGCCCGCCTGGGCCGGGCCGCGCGGGAGACCTGCGGCCGAAGGTACTCGTACGACGCCTGGCTGCCGCGCTGGGCGGCGGCCCTGGAGCTCGGACCGGTGTCCCCGTGA
- a CDS encoding Wzz/FepE/Etk N-terminal domain-containing protein, with product MDLKAYRRLLRLHWVAILVLTLLGAAVGAAVAQTQQPVYAAKAQMLVTVSARGEDSSQAYQGALLAQQRAKSYTTLLTGQSVLNQLTDRLGLPYSVEHMKNHITATNPTDTAVIDVTVEDHSARQAREIAEALGPAFSQIVSSAENSGRQDGGQAPVINVRTLDPVQLLDGPVSPHKSFDIVIGLALGLFLGLVWAVAREITDTRIRDVRDLEQGADVDVLGVLPRGGRHRDTEFRRGLPGPPVLAQAYRWLALTTETAGRGPTPRALVVTAPVRADEANAVAAGLAIALAEGGTRTIVADAQGERAHLADLMGLASPWSLADVLDGRVSLDEALVEWRADVPLRVLAGTAEPGPGVAPLRQAEVAALRGQLTARAEAVVFVAPPVLTQSDATVVARAVGQVILVAEARATRVPDLVQSVQRLRSVGVSVLGSVLSGERGRRGRPYVPAVSPAARLNGRDVRREDHGRSHTAEWAPGNGAGPRRTAKAEPR from the coding sequence ATGGACCTGAAAGCCTATCGCCGCCTGCTCCGCCTCCACTGGGTGGCGATCCTCGTGCTCACGCTCCTGGGCGCGGCCGTCGGCGCCGCGGTGGCCCAGACGCAGCAACCCGTCTACGCGGCCAAGGCCCAGATGCTCGTGACCGTCTCCGCCCGGGGCGAGGACTCGAGCCAGGCATACCAGGGCGCGCTCCTCGCCCAGCAGCGGGCCAAGTCGTACACCACGCTCCTGACCGGGCAGTCCGTGCTCAACCAGCTCACCGACCGACTGGGGCTGCCGTACTCGGTCGAGCACATGAAGAACCACATCACCGCGACCAACCCGACCGACACCGCGGTCATCGACGTCACGGTGGAGGACCACTCGGCCCGGCAGGCGCGGGAGATCGCGGAGGCGCTGGGACCGGCCTTCTCGCAGATCGTCTCGTCCGCCGAGAACTCCGGGCGGCAGGACGGCGGACAGGCCCCGGTGATCAACGTCAGGACCCTGGACCCCGTGCAACTCCTCGACGGCCCGGTGTCCCCGCACAAGAGCTTCGACATCGTCATCGGCCTCGCCCTGGGGCTCTTCCTCGGCCTCGTGTGGGCGGTCGCCCGCGAGATCACGGACACCCGGATCCGGGACGTGCGGGATCTGGAGCAGGGCGCGGACGTCGACGTCCTCGGTGTGCTGCCCCGCGGCGGGCGGCACCGGGACACGGAGTTCCGGCGCGGACTGCCCGGTCCGCCGGTCCTGGCCCAGGCCTACCGCTGGCTGGCCCTGACGACCGAGACCGCCGGGCGCGGCCCCACCCCCCGCGCCCTCGTCGTGACCGCGCCCGTCCGTGCCGACGAGGCGAACGCCGTCGCGGCCGGGCTCGCGATCGCCCTCGCCGAGGGCGGCACCCGGACGATCGTGGCCGACGCCCAGGGAGAGCGGGCCCACCTGGCCGACCTGATGGGCCTGGCGTCCCCGTGGAGCCTGGCGGACGTCCTGGACGGCCGGGTCTCCCTCGACGAGGCACTGGTGGAGTGGCGCGCGGACGTACCGCTCCGGGTACTCGCCGGGACCGCGGAACCCGGCCCCGGCGTCGCACCGCTTCGGCAGGCGGAGGTCGCCGCGTTGCGCGGACAGCTCACGGCGCGGGCCGAGGCCGTCGTCTTCGTCGCGCCTCCCGTGCTGACCCAGAGCGACGCGACGGTGGTGGCCCGGGCCGTGGGACAGGTGATCCTCGTGGCGGAGGCCAGGGCCACCCGTGTGCCGGACCTCGTGCAGTCGGTCCAGCGCCTGCGTTCGGTCGGCGTCAGCGTCCTGGGGAGCGTGCTCAGCGGAGAGCGAGGGCGGCGCGGCAGGCCGTACGTGCCCGCGGTCTCACCGGCCGCCCGCCTGAACGGACGCGACGTGCGCCGGGAGGACCACGGCAGGTCCCACACGGCGGAATGGGCCCCGGGCAACGGTGCCGGACCCCGGCGCACCGCGAAGGCGGAGCCCCGATGA
- a CDS encoding sugar transferase — protein MRTVDETPHVVLPATSPARLPASRRILDVVVALTLLVVLAPLLALLALLVAVTSGRPVLFRQARTGEGGREFTLYKFRSMRSGSAGPQVAGGADPRVTATGRLLRRLGLDELPQLWNVLRGDMTLVGPRPEIPDLARRYPPEHQWVFRYRPGLTGPCQLRSRAYAAQLDGRPDPEAYYLRVLVPRRTALDAEFLDRASVRNVLRYVARTALYVLRVPRDADRGRRGGWS, from the coding sequence ATGCGCACCGTTGACGAGACTCCCCACGTCGTCCTGCCCGCGACCAGCCCGGCGCGGCTCCCGGCCTCGCGCCGGATCCTCGACGTCGTCGTCGCGCTGACCCTCCTGGTGGTCCTCGCGCCCCTGCTGGCCCTGCTCGCGCTGCTGGTCGCCGTGACGAGCGGCCGACCGGTCCTGTTCCGGCAGGCACGGACGGGGGAGGGCGGGCGGGAGTTCACCCTGTACAAGTTCCGCAGCATGCGCAGCGGCAGTGCGGGCCCCCAGGTCGCCGGGGGCGCCGACCCGAGAGTCACGGCCACCGGCCGGCTGCTGCGCCGACTCGGCCTCGACGAACTTCCGCAGCTCTGGAACGTCCTGCGCGGCGACATGACCCTGGTCGGCCCCCGCCCCGAGATCCCGGACCTCGCACGGCGCTACCCGCCGGAACACCAGTGGGTGTTCCGGTACCGACCGGGCCTCACCGGCCCCTGCCAGCTCCGCTCGCGCGCCTACGCCGCCCAACTGGACGGCCGCCCCGATCCCGAGGCGTACTACCTGCGGGTCCTGGTGCCCCGACGCACCGCCCTGGACGCGGAGTTCCTCGACCGGGCCTCCGTGCGGAACGTCCTGCGCTATGTCGCACGGACCGCCCTCTACGTGCTCCGCGTTCCGCGGGACGCGGACCGGGGGCGCCGAGGGGGCTGGTCCTGA
- a CDS encoding LCP family protein yields MSAPGRWPTWEPRPRRPRHLLRRVLAVALVTVLALLGLGAGGFWWATEHYGDQVTRIPDAFPTGPRPPEPPDHDGGTTFLLAGVDSRSDRPTTGSDATGRLWRYGAQRSDTLMLVHLSGDERSASTVSLPRDSWVPIPGHGSAKINAAFSWGGPPLLIQTVERLTGIRVDHFGVIDWHGFRSLTDAVGGVPVTIERDSYDPEQDRHFTAGTHVLDGEQALAYVRQRHGLPGGELDRIKRQQQFLQSLVGRIRADVSLTDPLGTDRMLDAITRAVSVDDRMSNGDLRALAFGLRRLSSAHTRFSTAPIVRSDMIRGQYVLILDRPALRAQLRAVEAGDPPGEEPATARR; encoded by the coding sequence ATGTCCGCGCCGGGACGGTGGCCCACCTGGGAGCCGAGGCCGCGGCGCCCCCGCCATCTGCTGCGCCGCGTCCTGGCAGTCGCCCTCGTCACCGTCCTCGCCCTGCTCGGCCTGGGCGCCGGCGGCTTCTGGTGGGCCACCGAGCACTACGGCGACCAGGTCACCCGTATCCCCGACGCCTTCCCCACGGGCCCCCGGCCGCCCGAGCCCCCCGACCACGACGGCGGTACCACCTTCCTGCTCGCGGGCGTCGACAGCCGCTCCGACCGGCCCACCACCGGCAGCGACGCCACGGGCCGGCTCTGGAGGTACGGCGCCCAGCGCAGCGACACGCTGATGCTGGTGCACCTCAGCGGCGACGAACGCAGCGCCTCCACCGTCTCCCTGCCCCGGGACAGCTGGGTCCCGATCCCGGGCCACGGCTCGGCGAAGATCAACGCCGCCTTCTCCTGGGGCGGACCGCCGCTGCTCATCCAGACGGTGGAGCGGCTCACCGGCATCCGTGTCGACCACTTCGGCGTCATCGACTGGCACGGCTTCCGCTCCCTCACCGACGCCGTCGGCGGCGTCCCCGTCACCATCGAACGCGACAGCTACGACCCCGAGCAGGACCGGCACTTCACCGCCGGCACCCATGTCCTCGACGGCGAGCAGGCCCTGGCGTACGTCCGTCAGCGCCACGGCCTGCCCGGTGGCGAACTGGACCGCATCAAGCGCCAACAGCAGTTTCTGCAGAGCCTGGTGGGCCGGATCCGGGCCGATGTCAGCCTCACCGACCCGCTCGGCACCGACCGCATGCTCGACGCGATCACCCGTGCCGTGAGCGTCGACGACCGGATGTCCAACGGCGACCTGCGCGCCCTCGCCTTCGGGCTGCGCCGGCTGAGCTCCGCGCACACCCGGTTCAGCACCGCTCCGATCGTCCGCTCGGACATGATCCGCGGCCAGTACGTGCTGATCCTGGACCGGCCCGCACTGCGCGCCCAGCTCCGCGCCGTCGAAGCCGGAGATCCCCCGGGAGAGGAACCCGCCACAGCGAGGAGGTAG
- a CDS encoding right-handed parallel beta-helix repeat-containing protein has protein sequence MRRVPGVPVLGLSAYAPGPDDSSRAFHQEDFPVGVFSRSGSLSRRSMLGLMSLPLLAAKPPHPSKATTSTDVVLVSDYATPQLAANAAAGKRLRFPAGRTYTVNDLLIPAGCYVEGNGAVLRTADASTTDSSDDGILRVGGSGVTVDGLKFDGNIQNQDGVWNQHRHQVRVHGNYSNVLVTDCDFTNIIGDGVYINVGSGGNTGHTIEVRNCTFTGANNNRNGVSVTSGTNVHVHHNTFTDMARPDMPGAIDVERNAITDVISDILVEYNTITRAALSGTGSRYGILAAMFNCVGTNIVFRNNDISGAGLSAACLIIGDNSGTLNTSTISVTANDIHDAGGAGVELNYGIRPDITDNRFTNLSPAILNYFSYLGDTSGNTFTNVARQIA, from the coding sequence GTGCGCCGAGTTCCGGGAGTTCCTGTCCTCGGGTTGTCGGCATATGCTCCGGGGCCCGACGACTCCAGCCGTGCATTTCATCAGGAGGATTTTCCCGTGGGCGTCTTTTCCCGGTCCGGCTCGCTGTCCCGCAGATCGATGCTGGGATTGATGTCCCTTCCGCTTCTGGCCGCGAAGCCTCCGCATCCGTCCAAGGCCACCACGAGTACGGACGTCGTCCTCGTCTCGGATTACGCGACGCCACAGCTCGCGGCGAATGCCGCCGCCGGAAAGCGGCTGCGGTTTCCGGCCGGCCGTACGTATACCGTCAATGACCTTCTGATTCCGGCCGGTTGTTATGTCGAGGGCAACGGGGCGGTGCTCAGGACCGCCGACGCGTCCACCACGGACAGCAGTGACGACGGCATCCTTCGCGTGGGCGGGAGCGGCGTCACCGTCGACGGCCTGAAGTTCGACGGGAACATCCAGAACCAGGACGGCGTCTGGAACCAGCACCGTCACCAGGTCAGGGTGCACGGCAACTACAGCAACGTGCTGGTCACGGACTGCGACTTCACCAACATCATCGGCGACGGCGTGTACATCAACGTCGGCTCCGGCGGAAACACCGGGCACACCATCGAGGTCCGCAACTGCACGTTCACCGGGGCCAACAACAATCGCAACGGCGTCAGCGTCACCTCGGGAACGAATGTGCATGTGCACCACAACACGTTCACCGACATGGCCCGGCCCGATATGCCGGGCGCGATCGACGTCGAGCGGAACGCCATCACCGACGTGATCTCCGACATTCTGGTCGAGTACAACACGATCACGCGCGCGGCCCTTTCCGGCACCGGTTCCCGGTACGGAATTCTGGCGGCGATGTTCAACTGCGTCGGCACGAACATCGTGTTCCGCAACAACGACATCAGCGGTGCCGGACTCAGTGCCGCCTGCCTGATCATCGGCGACAACAGCGGAACGCTCAACACGAGCACGATCTCCGTCACGGCGAACGACATCCACGACGCCGGGGGCGCCGGGGTCGAGCTGAACTACGGCATCCGGCCCGACATCACCGACAACCGCTTCACGAATCTGTCCCCGGCGATCCTGAACTACTTCTCCTACCTCGGAGACACCTCGGGCAACACCTTCACCAATGTCGCCCGGCAGATCGCCTAG
- a CDS encoding NAD-dependent epimerase/dehydratase family protein, which yields MRAVVTGAAGFIGSHLCAHLLSHGDEVVGVDSFTDFYDPARKRLNLDRLLGREGFRFRHGDLLDLPLRPLFGHTDAVYHLAGQPGVRGSWGPEFAVYLERNVLVTQRVLEAARDTRLRRLVFASSSSVYGDAEAYPTPETVRPRPVSPYGVTKLAAEQLCETYRSVFGVPAASLRLFSVYGPGQRPDMAFARLIEAARSHRPFPLYGDGGQSRDFTYVGDVVAAMRAAALSSWSGVANLGGGSEVTLRQVIDLLGGLAAPVRLVPGPARPGDARRTAADITLARDAFAYRPATDLRTGLTAMLRARPPEVTTAPAPPGSRR from the coding sequence ATGCGCGCCGTGGTGACGGGCGCGGCCGGGTTCATCGGCTCCCACCTGTGCGCACACCTGCTGTCCCACGGGGACGAGGTCGTCGGGGTCGACTCCTTCACGGATTTCTACGACCCCGCCCGCAAGCGGCTCAACCTCGACCGGCTGCTCGGCCGGGAGGGCTTCCGCTTCCGCCACGGCGACCTGCTCGACCTGCCCCTGCGGCCGCTCTTCGGCCACACCGACGCCGTCTACCACCTCGCGGGGCAGCCCGGCGTACGCGGCTCCTGGGGACCCGAGTTCGCCGTCTACCTGGAACGCAACGTCCTGGTCACCCAACGGGTCCTGGAAGCGGCCCGGGACACCCGGCTGCGCCGCCTGGTCTTCGCCTCCAGCTCGTCCGTGTACGGCGACGCGGAGGCCTACCCGACCCCGGAGACCGTGCGCCCCCGGCCGGTCTCCCCGTACGGCGTGACCAAGCTCGCCGCGGAGCAGCTGTGCGAGACCTACCGCTCCGTCTTCGGCGTCCCGGCGGCCTCGCTGCGGCTCTTCAGCGTCTACGGCCCCGGACAGCGGCCCGACATGGCCTTCGCCCGCCTGATCGAGGCCGCCCGCAGCCACCGCCCCTTCCCGCTGTACGGCGACGGCGGCCAGAGCCGCGACTTCACCTACGTCGGGGACGTGGTCGCCGCGATGCGTGCGGCCGCGCTCTCCTCCTGGTCCGGGGTCGCCAACCTGGGCGGCGGCAGCGAGGTGACCCTGCGTCAGGTCATAGACCTGCTCGGCGGGTTGGCCGCTCCGGTGCGCCTGGTACCGGGCCCCGCCCGCCCGGGCGACGCCCGCCGCACCGCCGCCGACATCACCCTGGCCCGCGACGCCTTCGCCTACCGCCCGGCCACGGACCTCCGCACCGGCCTCACGGCGATGCTGCGCGCGCGGCCGCCGGAGGTCACGACGGCACCTGCGCCCCCCGGTAGTAGGCGATGA
- a CDS encoding TylF/MycF/NovP-related O-methyltransferase, which produces MSWKRSANAGLRRVTGFEVRRVSRSGAAEYPADYDEEARAVIAAVRPYSMTPAERVNALILATRYVVRHRIPGAVVECGVWRGGSMHAVARTLLSLGAADRDLYLFDTFEGMPPPTRHDRRHDGEPADRLLADSEPDSLIRAVASLEDVKSGFAPIPYPKKRIHYVRGLVEETVPERAPERIAILRLDTDWYSSTRHELEHLYPRLVSGGVLLIDDYGTWQGSREAVDEFLARTGERLLLLRMDEGRIAVKP; this is translated from the coding sequence ATGTCCTGGAAGCGAAGCGCCAACGCGGGCCTGCGACGGGTCACGGGGTTCGAGGTCCGCCGCGTGTCCCGGTCGGGTGCGGCCGAGTACCCCGCCGACTACGACGAGGAGGCCAGAGCGGTGATCGCGGCGGTCCGGCCGTACTCCATGACGCCTGCCGAGCGGGTCAACGCGCTGATCCTGGCGACCCGGTACGTCGTGCGCCACCGCATCCCGGGCGCGGTGGTCGAGTGCGGGGTCTGGCGGGGCGGCAGCATGCACGCCGTGGCGCGCACCCTCCTCTCGCTCGGCGCCGCCGACCGCGACCTCTACCTCTTCGACACCTTCGAGGGCATGCCGCCACCGACCCGGCACGACCGCAGACACGACGGGGAACCGGCCGACCGCCTGCTCGCCGACTCGGAACCCGACAGTCTGATCCGGGCCGTGGCGAGTCTCGAGGACGTCAAGTCCGGCTTCGCGCCGATCCCGTACCCGAAGAAGCGGATCCACTATGTGCGGGGCCTGGTGGAGGAGACCGTGCCCGAGCGGGCGCCCGAGCGGATCGCGATCCTGCGCCTGGACACGGACTGGTACAGCTCCACCCGGCACGAACTGGAGCACCTGTACCCGCGTCTGGTCTCCGGCGGGGTCCTGCTCATCGACGACTACGGCACCTGGCAGGGCTCCCGCGAGGCGGTGGACGAGTTCCTGGCACGGACCGGCGAGCGGCTGTTGCTGCTGCGGATGGACGAGGGACGGATCGCGGTCAAGCCCTGA
- a CDS encoding glycosyltransferase family 2 protein produces the protein MTAAEHPVPTADIVIVNWNTGRYLGDCLRSIAETDRSRLRVTRIVVVDNASTDDSLHGLTAAGIPLDVVRNTRNRGFAAACNQGAARGSGDYVLFLNPDARLYPDTLRAVGRFLGTPAAHGFGIVGGLMVDEQGRPQISCSRFPSLRIWVGKMTGLDRLAPALFPPHHLPPSDLARSGPVDQVIGAFFLVRRPLFTELNGFDERYFLYLEDVDFALRAREAGWPSYYLRQARVQHAENVSSAQLGPWRHYLMLCSRGTYAALHWPRSRARLLTALTLSVEPAARLASAAAHGRWTELRTTVAVYGRYVRRLRTGQDGPPPSARPITDRDEDGPTASARPITDRDEDGPPVRTPAPADTTRKRGGPSHAHR, from the coding sequence GTGACCGCCGCCGAGCACCCCGTGCCGACCGCCGACATCGTGATCGTCAACTGGAACACCGGCCGGTACCTGGGCGACTGCCTGCGCTCGATCGCCGAGACGGACCGCTCGCGGCTGCGCGTGACGCGGATCGTCGTCGTCGACAACGCCTCCACCGACGACTCCCTTCACGGCCTGACCGCCGCCGGCATCCCGCTCGACGTGGTCCGCAACACGCGCAACCGCGGATTCGCCGCCGCCTGCAATCAGGGGGCGGCCCGGGGGAGCGGTGACTACGTGCTCTTCCTCAACCCCGACGCCCGGTTGTACCCCGACACCCTGCGGGCCGTCGGCCGGTTCCTGGGGACACCGGCCGCACACGGCTTCGGGATCGTCGGCGGGCTCATGGTGGACGAGCAGGGCCGTCCGCAGATCTCGTGCTCGCGCTTCCCCAGCCTGCGCATCTGGGTGGGCAAGATGACCGGCCTCGACCGGCTGGCCCCCGCCCTCTTCCCGCCCCACCACCTCCCCCCGTCGGACCTGGCCCGCTCGGGGCCGGTGGACCAGGTGATCGGAGCGTTCTTCCTGGTGCGCCGCCCCCTGTTCACCGAACTGAACGGCTTCGACGAGCGCTACTTCCTCTACCTGGAGGACGTCGACTTCGCGCTGCGGGCCCGCGAGGCCGGCTGGCCCTCGTACTACCTCCGACAGGCCCGGGTACAGCACGCCGAGAACGTGAGCTCCGCCCAACTCGGGCCCTGGCGCCACTACTTGATGCTGTGCAGCCGTGGCACCTACGCCGCCCTGCACTGGCCGAGGTCCCGGGCACGGCTGCTCACGGCACTGACCCTGTCCGTGGAGCCGGCCGCACGGCTGGCGTCCGCCGCTGCGCACGGCCGGTGGACGGAGCTGCGGACCACCGTGGCCGTCTACGGCCGGTACGTGCGCCGGCTCCGCACCGGCCAGGACGGCCCGCCCCCCTCCGCGCGGCCGATCACCGACCGCGACGAGGACGGCCCGACCGCCTCCGCGCGGCCGATCACCGACCGCGACGAGGACGGCCCGCCCGTCCGTACCCCGGCACCCGCCGACACGACCAGGAAACGAGGCGGTCCGTCCCATGCGCACCGTTGA